The proteins below are encoded in one region of Reichenbachiella sp. 5M10:
- a CDS encoding alginate export family protein has translation MKFNKVLFLHLLLLMAAATQTLAQDQTFTFQGEFRLNPLYSHGYRIPMVDNRTAEGYIGQRTRVIMQYEKKNDMSAEIILQDLRAWGTYKTNGQAGNLSIYRAWVEKRIVNHLSVKFGRQGFIYGDQYILGGLNWGGNMAHDAALIKYEKSGFKAHLALAYHSTGFTLEHERYTYQNHKNMQFIWLQKDTDRLSASAVFLNRGLEEHSGDLEIRYDQTAGANIGYQITDKLKLKGIYYHQFGKDTVGSNRKINAFFYSAQAHFKPNKKVSLTIGTDVVSGTSTRDAANPNYGERNDFDILFGLRHGHFGYLDYFYTKLWPVTGLEDYYIKSNFSTGDRSSLDVDLHGFFSQASIYNETQTEKLNDYYGTELDLRWHFKQSNNTKLTLGFSHMWVTDTYLSYYDTTQSDGSSTIYAVVTVKPTFLNLTF, from the coding sequence ATGAAATTCAATAAAGTACTCTTCCTACACCTATTGTTGCTAATGGCTGCAGCCACCCAGACACTTGCTCAAGACCAAACCTTTACATTCCAAGGAGAATTCAGACTCAACCCACTCTACTCTCATGGATACCGCATTCCAATGGTCGACAATCGAACCGCCGAAGGCTACATTGGTCAGCGAACCCGAGTCATCATGCAGTATGAGAAAAAAAACGACATGTCAGCAGAAATTATTTTGCAAGACTTGAGAGCGTGGGGCACCTACAAAACCAACGGCCAAGCAGGAAACCTGAGTATATACCGTGCTTGGGTAGAAAAAAGAATTGTAAATCACCTGTCCGTCAAATTCGGTCGTCAGGGATTCATCTATGGCGATCAGTACATCCTTGGCGGGCTCAACTGGGGAGGCAACATGGCCCATGATGCTGCCTTGATCAAATACGAGAAAAGTGGCTTCAAAGCGCATTTGGCTCTCGCCTATCATTCCACCGGCTTCACCCTCGAACACGAAAGATACACCTATCAAAATCATAAGAACATGCAATTTATATGGTTGCAAAAAGACACGGACAGACTTTCTGCATCTGCGGTATTTCTCAACAGAGGACTAGAGGAACATAGCGGCGACTTAGAAATTCGTTACGACCAGACGGCAGGGGCCAATATCGGATACCAAATCACCGACAAACTCAAACTCAAGGGAATTTACTACCATCAATTCGGAAAAGACACTGTAGGATCCAATCGCAAGATCAATGCTTTTTTCTATTCGGCTCAGGCCCACTTCAAACCCAACAAGAAGGTTTCGCTCACCATCGGTACAGACGTGGTATCTGGCACCTCCACTAGAGATGCTGCCAACCCCAACTATGGAGAGAGAAACGACTTTGACATCCTCTTTGGCTTACGTCATGGGCACTTTGGATACCTCGATTATTTCTATACCAAACTATGGCCCGTGACAGGGCTAGAAGACTACTACATAAAATCTAATTTCAGTACCGGTGATCGTTCTAGTTTGGACGTTGACCTACACGGTTTTTTCAGCCAAGCGAGTATTTACAATGAAACACAAACTGAAAAGCTGAACGATTACTACGGTACCGAATTGGACTTGAGGTGGCATTTCAAGCAAAGCAACAACACCAAGCTTACACTTGGATTTAGCCATATGTGGG